Proteins encoded in a region of the Nostoc sp. UHCC 0926 genome:
- a CDS encoding TetR/AcrR family transcriptional regulator: MPRNGEEARRRLQQAALELFCERGYEQTTASEIAARAGVTERTFFRHFPDKREVLFDGQIKLRAALTGAIAEAPEALQPLEILYWAFRSVEQALEDNRPFSVPRQQVIANTPALQERELAKAAALTEDLVLALRHRGVDERLATLAAQTGMAAFHYAVASWFADPSCQLRAYLDNAFDELCRLSSPLTVTEARRYQQENFKRLDVQGL; this comes from the coding sequence ATGCCCCGGAACGGAGAAGAAGCACGCCGACGCCTTCAGCAGGCAGCCTTAGAGCTGTTCTGCGAACGCGGTTATGAGCAGACCACTGCGTCTGAGATCGCCGCTCGCGCTGGCGTCACGGAGCGAACCTTTTTTCGGCACTTCCCCGACAAGCGCGAGGTTCTGTTCGATGGTCAGATCAAGTTGAGGGCGGCTTTGACTGGCGCGATAGCCGAAGCACCTGAGGCGCTACAGCCGCTGGAAATCCTGTACTGGGCGTTCCGATCTGTCGAGCAGGCACTGGAGGACAACCGACCATTCTCTGTCCCCCGGCAGCAAGTGATCGCGAATACCCCTGCACTTCAAGAGCGCGAGTTAGCGAAGGCAGCCGCTCTGACTGAGGACCTGGTTCTGGCACTACGCCATCGTGGTGTTGACGAACGGTTAGCTACCTTGGCGGCGCAAACTGGAATGGCTGCTTTCCATTACGCGGTCGCGTCCTGGTTTGCCGACCCATCGTGCCAACTGAGGGCGTATCTGGATAATGCCTTTGATGAGCTATGCAGGCTGTCATCGCCGCTCACCGTGACGGAAGCGCGGCGTTACCAGCAAGAGAATTTCAAAAGGCTGGATGTGCAGGGTCTTTGA
- a CDS encoding SDR family oxidoreductase, translating into MRVFVTGATGWVGTAVVKELIAAGHEVSGLVRSQANADALARAGGRSILGSLSDLDVLRNSASQVDGVIHTAFGLDMSKIAELSAEDCQAIETFADAFMGSDRPFIVAGGIGIFPRGEIFTEEMSIGPVMPAFPRATEQTTMAMAERGVRATVVRLPRSVHGIGEWHGFIPQLASLAREKGVSAYVEDGENLWPSVHRLDAARVFRLALEHGAQGGPFHAVAEESIPFRQIAEVIGRQFQLPVVSISQEEASAYFGMMAMFIAGNGPASSERTRERLGWVPQEPGLLADISQPEYFAQEAVGADIFRGRQR; encoded by the coding sequence ATGCGTGTCTTTGTTACAGGTGCTACCGGCTGGGTTGGTACAGCGGTCGTGAAGGAACTGATTGCCGCTGGACACGAGGTCTCTGGCCTGGTGCGGTCGCAAGCGAACGCTGACGCTCTCGCCAGGGCTGGAGGCAGATCCATCCTCGGGTCTTTGAGTGATCTCGATGTTTTGCGCAACAGCGCAAGTCAGGTTGACGGGGTGATTCATACAGCATTCGGCTTGGACATGTCTAAAATCGCCGAGTTGAGCGCAGAGGACTGCCAGGCAATCGAGACCTTTGCCGATGCATTCATGGGTTCCGACCGCCCGTTCATCGTGGCGGGCGGCATCGGCATCTTTCCTCGCGGCGAAATTTTCACGGAGGAAATGTCTATTGGCCCTGTCATGCCGGCTTTCCCTCGGGCGACGGAGCAGACCACAATGGCCATGGCAGAACGTGGGGTGCGGGCGACCGTGGTCCGGCTTCCACGTTCCGTTCATGGAATCGGAGAATGGCACGGCTTCATCCCCCAGCTTGCGAGCCTGGCACGCGAGAAAGGCGTTTCTGCCTATGTAGAGGATGGAGAGAACCTATGGCCTTCGGTCCATCGGCTCGATGCGGCTCGCGTCTTCCGGCTTGCTCTCGAACACGGCGCTCAAGGCGGTCCCTTCCACGCTGTAGCAGAAGAAAGCATTCCTTTCCGGCAGATCGCTGAAGTGATAGGTCGCCAGTTCCAGCTCCCGGTAGTCTCGATCTCGCAAGAGGAAGCCTCAGCTTATTTCGGGATGATGGCTATGTTCATTGCAGGGAATGGACCCGCTTCCAGCGAACGCACACGGGAACGTCTTGGGTGGGTGCCGCAGGAGCCGGGTCTGCTTGCCGATATCAGTCAACCAGAGTACTTCGCACAGGAGGCTGTCGGTGCTGATATCTTCAGAGGGAGGCAGCGGTAG
- a CDS encoding alternative oxidase, translated as MLPRRCRRLNQAVEERSFSLTSQNETGVRWTRYSEQLFTIKDGKRHSTAAAFLLPILDRLNLTTTTGALMTWLLFEGTRAVGVEYLHEGMLRQVNVLKVGDRLQLKAISDLKSLVSVLILEEYTVKILIQVIVSFFVFIVDVVYGDRSYARFYVLETIARVPYFSFLSVLHLYETLGFWRRADLLKVHFAETWNELHHLLIMESQGGNRYWGDRFIAQHIAVAYYWIVVLLYMLLPKYAYYLMELIEDHAYHTYDDYLKTHGEELKTQPAPQVAIDYYRDGDLYMFEEVQTATRGKFRHPQVDNLYDVFINIREDECAHVKTMEALQKPDARQSFYSPHTVFMAVKALPIDGDV; from the coding sequence ATTTTACCGAGGCGTTGCAGGCGACTGAATCAAGCAGTCGAGGAACGAAGCTTCTCATTAACCTCACAGAATGAGACCGGAGTAAGGTGGACGCGCTATTCCGAACAACTCTTTACGATTAAAGATGGGAAGCGGCACAGTACCGCTGCGGCTTTTCTTCTTCCCATTCTCGATCGTCTCAATTTGACAACCACAACAGGTGCGTTGATGACTTGGTTGTTATTTGAGGGCACCCGCGCGGTTGGAGTGGAATATTTGCATGAAGGCATGTTGCGCCAGGTTAACGTCCTTAAAGTAGGAGATCGCCTACAGCTTAAAGCTATCAGTGATCTGAAGTCCTTGGTTAGTGTTCTGATTTTGGAGGAATACACCGTGAAAATTTTGATTCAAGTGATTGTTAGTTTTTTCGTATTCATTGTAGATGTCGTCTACGGCGATCGCTCCTATGCCCGGTTTTATGTGCTGGAAACGATCGCCCGCGTTCCGTACTTTTCTTTTCTGTCGGTGCTGCATCTCTACGAAACGCTTGGTTTCTGGCGCAGAGCCGACCTGTTGAAAGTTCACTTTGCCGAAACCTGGAACGAATTACATCATCTATTGATTATGGAATCACAGGGTGGTAATCGCTACTGGGGCGATCGCTTCATTGCTCAACACATTGCAGTCGCTTACTACTGGATCGTCGTACTGCTCTATATGCTGCTTCCCAAGTACGCCTATTATCTAATGGAGTTGATTGAAGATCACGCCTACCACACCTACGACGACTACTTAAAAACTCATGGGGAGGAACTGAAAACTCAACCCGCTCCTCAAGTGGCGATCGACTACTATCGCGATGGCGATCTCTATATGTTTGAAGAAGTGCAGACAGCAACCAGGGGGAAGTTTCGTCATCCTCAGGTGGACAATCTCTACGACGTGTTTATCAACATTCGTGAGGATGAATGCGCCCATGTGAAAACGATGGAAGCACTCCAGAAGCCGGATGCGCGACAAAGCTTCTACAGTCCTCATACGGTTTTCATGGCAGTAAAAGCATTACCGATCGACGGAGACGTTTGA
- a CDS encoding zinc-dependent alcohol dehydrogenase family protein encodes MKALLFYKVGEPKDVLILKDIPEPTPDPDEVVVRVLLAPINPSDLHMIRGRYGYQPDLPASPGSEGVGIVEALGAGVTEISVGTRVICIGCWNLWRQLLVCKPEQLVAVPDEISDQTAAVSFTNPITAWGLTIATHQLKQNEWLLQTAAASSVGEFVLQLAKLHGFKTINVIWKREQEKKIRALSGDVVICTEDEDLQSRLVKVTDGKGVSKAIDCVAGEVGAEIIRNLAPGGMMLQYGALSTHRQTDPQKLVMPVFSPKLIYSTGTIRGWWLPRWIASQSLSQVRNTVAELLSLIASGRLSVPETASYPLTHFTEALQATESSSRGTKLLINLTE; translated from the coding sequence ATGAAGGCATTACTCTTTTATAAAGTTGGTGAACCTAAGGATGTACTAATCCTGAAGGATATTCCAGAGCCAACTCCGGATCCGGATGAAGTTGTCGTCCGTGTACTCCTCGCTCCAATTAATCCATCGGACCTCCACATGATTCGCGGCCGTTACGGCTATCAGCCAGATCTCCCCGCGAGTCCGGGATCTGAAGGAGTTGGGATCGTTGAAGCACTTGGGGCGGGCGTGACAGAGATTTCTGTTGGCACTCGTGTTATCTGCATCGGTTGTTGGAATCTGTGGCGTCAGCTTCTGGTTTGCAAGCCAGAGCAACTGGTGGCAGTGCCCGATGAAATCAGCGATCAGACCGCCGCAGTGTCGTTCACAAATCCGATCACGGCATGGGGATTGACCATCGCAACCCATCAACTCAAACAGAACGAGTGGCTGCTCCAGACCGCAGCTGCATCCAGTGTAGGGGAGTTTGTCCTACAGTTGGCAAAGTTACATGGCTTCAAAACCATTAACGTCATTTGGAAACGGGAGCAGGAAAAGAAGATTCGCGCTCTTTCTGGTGACGTAGTCATCTGTACCGAAGATGAAGACCTTCAAAGCCGTCTTGTCAAGGTAACTGATGGCAAGGGCGTGTCGAAGGCGATCGATTGCGTGGCTGGCGAAGTAGGAGCCGAAATTATTCGCAATTTGGCTCCCGGGGGTATGATGTTGCAATATGGCGCCTTATCCACTCATCGGCAGACAGATCCGCAGAAACTGGTGATGCCAGTGTTTAGCCCTAAGTTGATCTATTCCACCGGGACGATACGTGGCTGGTGGCTTCCGCGCTGGATCGCCTCGCAATCACTCTCTCAAGTCAGGAATACGGTTGCTGAACTTCTCTCCCTTATAGCATCAGGAAGACTCTCCGTCCCAGAGACCGCAAGCTACCCGTTGACGCATTTTACCGAGGCGTTGCAGGCGACTGAATCAAGCAGTCGAGGAACGAAGCTTCTCATTAACCTCACAGAATGA
- a CDS encoding DUF302 domain-containing protein: MKTIIDMNHQMVKVASDFDNFTRNLEASLIRLDPATMQKIGTEPAVFEVHLKQMGGEEDLILFDMQNHGQLLTLVDAPKKAKQYVIGNPLIAVQMTQHDIRAALYAPLRLLVYEAADQSVYVEYDLPSSLFGQFGNAKVTKVAESLDLKLVNLIAKVDQ; encoded by the coding sequence ATGAAAACGATCATTGACATGAACCACCAGATGGTAAAAGTGGCGTCGGACTTTGACAATTTTACCCGGAACCTTGAAGCATCGCTGATCCGCCTGGACCCAGCGACGATGCAAAAAATAGGAACAGAACCGGCAGTCTTTGAAGTGCACTTGAAGCAGATGGGAGGCGAAGAGGACCTGATTCTGTTTGATATGCAAAACCACGGACAGCTCTTGACCCTAGTAGACGCGCCCAAAAAGGCCAAGCAGTATGTGATCGGCAATCCGTTGATTGCCGTACAAATGACGCAGCACGACATCCGAGCAGCACTTTACGCGCCCTTACGCTTGCTAGTATATGAAGCAGCGGATCAATCAGTTTATGTTGAGTATGATTTGCCCTCGTCGCTGTTCGGGCAGTTCGGCAATGCAAAAGTAACCAAGGTAGCCGAGTCGCTGGATTTGAAATTAGTGAATCTGATTGCCAAGGTTGATCAATGA
- a CDS encoding alpha/beta fold hydrolase, producing MLLTKKKVQGFLLILALPISAVVGLSMRHSEAVGAQPLAQTAIAKPSIVLVHGTFADATSWQYVIPLLERDGYTVTAVQNALTSLPDDVATTKRVIDAQKGAVVVVGHSYGGSVITGAAASNPQVKALVYIAAYAPEAGEKISALNAKYAASPIGSALVPDTAGFLYINREKFHDVFAKDVSTVEARVMAATQKPVNSVAFDQAVNNVAWKTIPSWYLVSQEDQVINPELERFMAKRIGAKTTEIKASHVSFISHPNEVVKLIEAAATAPVK from the coding sequence ATGCTTTTAACGAAAAAGAAAGTTCAAGGATTTTTGCTCATTTTGGCACTCCCTATCAGTGCTGTAGTCGGTCTATCAATGCGCCATTCCGAAGCAGTCGGGGCACAGCCGTTAGCTCAAACGGCGATCGCCAAACCCTCGATTGTGCTGGTGCATGGTACCTTCGCGGATGCAACCTCATGGCAATACGTCATTCCGCTTCTGGAACGCGATGGTTACACTGTGACGGCGGTGCAGAACGCGCTCACCTCTCTCCCAGACGACGTTGCTACCACTAAGCGAGTCATTGATGCTCAAAAAGGTGCAGTGGTTGTAGTCGGACACTCTTATGGTGGCAGCGTGATTACGGGTGCGGCGGCGAGCAACCCGCAAGTAAAGGCACTGGTTTATATCGCTGCCTATGCACCGGAGGCAGGCGAAAAAATTAGCGCGTTGAATGCCAAATACGCAGCATCCCCGATCGGCTCGGCGCTTGTGCCTGATACGGCAGGCTTCCTCTACATCAATCGTGAGAAGTTTCATGATGTTTTTGCCAAGGATGTTTCAACCGTCGAGGCGCGGGTGATGGCAGCAACGCAAAAGCCAGTCAACAGTGTGGCTTTTGACCAAGCAGTGAATAACGTTGCCTGGAAGACAATTCCCTCCTGGTATCTCGTCTCTCAAGAAGACCAGGTAATTAATCCTGAGCTGGAGCGCTTTATGGCAAAACGCATCGGTGCCAAAACGACCGAGATTAAAGCGAGCCATGTGTCGTTTATTTCTCATCCCAATGAAGTTGTCAAACTGATCGAAGCGGCTGCCACTGCTCCTGTGAAGTAA